The nucleotide sequence GACACCACCATGGAAAACGTTGGTCAACCGCTCCGTGATGTTGTGGACCGACTTAATGGAGAGGTCTGGGAACCCCCCAAGTCTGAGCTGGGACCATCGAGTGCGGAGGGACAATCGACTCCAGTCCCTCCAGAGCGGCAGCCCTTTCCAGAGGACTCTGAGGCCAAGCCTCCAGACCCAGACTCAAGCCCAGACCTCCAACAGGCCGCCCAAAACCTACTCTTCCTTACCCCCGACGATCCAGACGCTGCTCCCCCAGGTGGTGGGAACCATGACACTTCAGAGCATGGCCAGTCACAGGTACTTTCAGGTGGCCATGAAGATCAAAGAGAAGCAAAAGCAATTGCAGGACAGGAACAAAACGTAAAGACAGGAGAAGAATATGATAAAGACAAGTGTGAAACGACTCTACAAGATGAGAAACTGAGCCCAAGTGAAAGTTCTCATCCTGCTGAATTTAAGTAAGGAAGGACACAGTATGTGTGTGgtgctttttaaaattgtatcatGTACTTCAtgttcacttttgttttttttagggtggacAACAACCATTTACTGCTTCTCATGATCCACGTATTCAGGGAAAATGAGGAGCAACTCTTTAGGGTGATTTCCTTATTATAATACTTTCTTGATTACTGTACTGCTGTATTCCTCATTaggatagattaaaaaaatctattgccAAGCAAAGATTACCACTTAATGACAGTGTTTTTACAGGGAGTTCATTGTAAAAACCCTACATTTTTGTCTGCTTAGATGGTGAGGATGAGTACAGGCCATATGGAAGGTGATCTACAGCCTCTTTATCTACTGCTGACTGATTGTTACATCTATCTGCTGAGGAAAGGTCAGTGGGTGGGGAAGGAATATTTTTCACTCAATTCCAATACTCACATAGCCTACTGTGTAATCTAAATGACTGTACAGAGGCATTTGACATAATGCTTCTTGCCTTTGACTCTGCTCAGGTGCAGCAGAGAAGCCTTACACAGTGGAAGAGGCCGTTTCTTACAATGAACTTGACTATCTCTCAGTAAGATATTTCCTTTGCCTGTGGAAAATATTTGGAACTTTCAGGTCTCAAATTAATGGTCATAAACTGTGGCGTTTGAACAAGTTTGTaagctttttttcccatccAGGTCTGGAAGTAATTACAGTGTGTCAGCTTGAGAGTTGTTATGTTTTCAGGTGGGCCTTGATCAACAGACAGTGAGCATAATTTGCACAAATAGAAGAAGGAAGTTCCTATTTGACTCAGCGGATACTTCCTTGACCTTGTGAGTTTGCATCAACATTAATCAGTGTCTCTTTACAATTGAAAAAGGCCACGAGAATCTCTTCATTTTTGCTTCTAGATGGTTCTTGTCCATTCTTAAGACAGCCATGGTCAAGGGTTGTCGTGAGCCCCCTTATCCTCCCATCCTAACTGATGCCACTATGGAAAAACTCGCTCTCACAAAATTTGTCTCGCAGGAATCTCACTGTGAGGTAAAGAAATACTAAATGCTGACATTTGGGCCCTTGTTTTTGAACAGATTTTCCTCACGTTCCTTATATGTATCTCCAGGTTTCTGAAGTTTCTATCAATCTGTATTCACTGGTCCACTGGGAAGACCCTATGGATGCATCCATTCCGAATCTGAAATCAAATTCCAGTACAAAGGAAGGAATGTTGCAGTACCGTGCTGGTTCCACGTACCTGGGAAAAGAGCTTTGGAAAAGCTGCTACCTTGTCCTCAGGTGGGAGGGGTTGGATCACCCTGTGTAAATGCACTCGTTTCATATCAATATTTTTACATGAACATCCTTTGTTATGCAAACAAATGATCTTTATAATCTTCCTAATGTGCCATTGTTGTTGCTCTCTTTTTATAGCAATGGGATACTATACCTTTATGCAGAAAGGACTGATGTGGTGCCTTTGCTCTCAGTTACTATGGGGTAATTGTTGAATAAAGAAAGTAATGATATACACAAGTGCAAAGTTGGGCAGAACCAGTTATGCCAAGGTAACCATGGATATGTCTATCTCCCCTATTCTTATGGCAGGGGAGAAAACTGCGGAGGGTGCCGTCGTTCTAATAGTACAGAGCGTCCGCATGCCTTTCAAGTCATTCTGACAGAGCGCCCCCCATTGGAGCTCAGTGCCAACAATGAACAGGACATGGCTGAGTGGATGCTGGTCCTCTGCCAGTCTGTTTCCAAAGGAGtaaggagaaacttttttttttttttgattcaaCCAAATGATTGTTACGAGCTTTATCCTGGGCTTGCTGTCATCCAGGTCATCCCCCAAGGTGCGGCCCCCACCACATGCATCCCATGTTGCCTGGTTGTGACGAGCAGCAAGCTGCTGACTTGTCATCAGGATTGCCAGACCGGCTTCTTCCGCTCGCTGGGCAGTGCTGACATTTGTGACGTGGAGGCTGTCAGCCTGGAGGCTGACCTGGGGTACTGCGTTATTGTGAGTGAACTCACGTGGTGCTTCACATACATTTGAGTGGCTTTCATATACTAATGCTCATTTTCCGTATGTTTTACTGGCAGGAGTTTGCCACGGATCGACACCACTTCCTTCCCCCCTGGGTCTTGTACTTCAGTGGGCGTGAGGAGAGAGACAGACTGCTGGAAGTGTTGGACAATGTTTGGCAAAATATATTCCAGGTACAAATATCTTTATAAATGTATAGCAATTCCTCGTTTATCGCAGTGATTAGGTAGAGCAATGTAGGAACAGTATTTTTTGGGCGcctatttattatcatttggACTTTATCGCTCTACGTACTGTTCTTTAACACACCCAATACAATATTGTTCACTAGTCCTGCTCTTCCAAGAACAATTCTTAAGGAGTAACATttaatatcaaataaaataaaaattctacTTTGCTTTGTTGTCATTATATTCAGATGCAAGGCTATATTTTTTGGCCTGCGCAGCTTCCATACTAACGATAGTCTTACTATGAGACGTGACAACCCTCTTTGCATGTTTGTGTTCAAGCTTAATAAACTGAACTGCTTTTTCGTTCACAGGTGGCACTCCCTCACAGAGTCGTGTGCGAGCCATCAGTGAAGAAGCGTTGCAACGAAGGCCTCGCCTTAATGAAGAGCGCCTGGCAGAGGGCAGACAGTTTGGCTCGAGGCCGAGCACAGCGGGAGCCTTGGtgctgacacacacacaaacacgtatGCACACTCTCACCATTGATTGGTTCAGCACACTTGAATATGGACAATGATCAGTGACCGATGCGTCCGGCGCAGCCAGGTAGGCATACTTTAAATGAGCGCTGGAGAAAATGTATTTCGAGAACTCATGCATGTTGCCCAGACTCACATGTGCTTTGCAGCCGTGCACTAGGAATgaatggagaagaaaaaaaaacacgttattAGTGCAGCCTGTTACATGCCTATAATCAGTGATTCATTTTAGAGGATGTTTTTCTCTTGTGTATCAAAGCCTATGTTGTGCCTAAGTATTATAAACATTACTCACCAAAAGTTACAGATTTTCAGGTTTTATGTAAAAGCTCCTTTTTAGATGACAGTGAAATGTACATTGGAACATTTGAACAACAGTATGGTGTGAATTAAAATGTTTAGAAAGAGGTCAAATTATCACCTGTAAATGTTTAAATTACTTTTACGAGTAGTGTCTATACAGGTAGATCTCAACAATTATTCAAGTTAATGTAGTTCATTTCAAAAGGTTAAAGGAGAGTTAAGCCCAATATGTCAATATTATATCTCAAATGCTTTTTACTCCAAAAATCTCCAATACATATATAATGTCTTTTTTctgtgaaaaatgttttaaaacattGCTTCTGTTTTGGGTAGTCTCTCATTTTAAAGGCCTTTCACTCTTGTGAGAGTTCAGacttcttttttaattgaagtttGTATTCCACTTACATTGCTATTTTACTCTCCACCATCCCAAAATTATGTTTAATTGCTAATTAAGtacattatcatttatttaaatgccAAATGTCAGCCACACCACTCTGCGCTCAatttttgcatgtattttttctttaattgggTTTAATTTCCCTTTGTAAACTATTTTCTGATTTATGATATTCATTCATAAAACCTAAAGCTTATGGAAAATTGACAATCTAAAACAATAGATAAAATACACTAGCCAGAATCATATCTTTGTCACTTTTTGAAATGAACTACTGACATGCATGAACTTTCTGACAATATTTGAATGTATTCAGATTAGGCAGATAGGCTGAAGGTTATATACGGTATGTAAACTGTTGACAAAATCCTTTTTCTGCACTTAACATGAGGAGTTGCTTCAATTCAGACTTGCACATTGTTTTCCTGACACTGCCGTGGGACATTTTGCAGGTCATTGAACTGCTGCTTTGGCCATTATGAGTCAGACTTGGGCTTAATCCAGTAAATTGAAATGATATACTTGTTTTTCAGGTTTTCACTCAAACAACCATTGTGTTTTGATCTTGtagcatttgtttttgtcattacaaaaacattgttGGTCAAAACAGTAAATGGGAAGCAATGCATATAGTGGACAATCCCTTTTCAACTGACCCACTTGTTTGTGCAGAAAAACAATCCACACTCCATATTTCTTGTGCACAAGCTGTCATGTCGAGTGCTTTAAACCTTTTCCAAGTGCCACTTGATTGCCTTTGCtgccctttttaaaacaattcaaatCTCAGGTGAAAAAGGTACTAACGACtcaaaattcacttttttttagactACTGCTCTTTTATTTGTATTCCTTTAATCTTCAGCTTGTAATGTGGAGTTCAAAGGGTTTTTCTGTGTGTACTAATGGAGCAAAAATATCAAGATGGGCCTTGCATGTAATTTAATAagatatatgtatgcatacgtTAAAGGCACCcaaatggattttattttcATCACATGAACACCGACCAGCCGCAACATTACGTTTTATAGGCTTAATAATGAGGACACTGTATTGTTACCTTAATTCCTCTATAACAGTATTAATGAAAAGTGAAATTGGTAACGTTGTGGCTGTTTTGGATTAGATAAATTCTATACAGCATAGTGGttggtgtgctttttttttgtattcacctTGACCATTACGAGGGACATGACATAGACGATGAATTGAAGGTATGTAAAGGTAGCAAATATGTCCAAGTTTAGGTGAACATTGCTGGTCAATGATGAATAACAttctattctctttttttctttttcttgtcaaTGATGAATGATGTTCTTCTGCGGgtaacatttatttaatttgtctAGCTCTGTTTTGGGGGGTGTAAATAGAGCACTAATGAAATCGCacatatatttctttttaatatatacatacccTGTAAGCTCTGCTAACGATGGGATAACAATAACGTAATGCCAGAATGTAATAAAGTGTTAAAGGTGATGTGTAAATAATTTGCTTTACAAATGTCAAGAAGGAATTTCCCATTTTTGcacaaaccttaaaaaaaagagacttCACAGTTTTTAGGGTTAGCATTCCTGGTTCACAGGCGCGGAAAAGCctgcttcatttgttttgacagtCGGCAACAGTTGGAAAAAGTCCTGCCGACAACTACGGGCAACTGTTTTTCTCTTCTCCGTCCTGTCTGGAGAAGCTCAGTTGAAGCATAAGATAGTGTGGTGTGTCACATTTGATCTTTGATATTAATAGGCAGAACAGCTCATCTGTAGTCTCTTtggttagtaaaaaaaacagtggtaTTGTAAGATCAGGCTATTaaacaaatgttattaaaaGTCTACTACAACATCACAACTTAATTTGACATGTAAGCATAGGTAGTACTTTAAATAAAGACAGAGGTGTATCTACTCTTCTTCCATCAGTTTTAACAGGAATTTTTAACTGAACAAAAAATTCGAGAAGAGGGAACACATTTGCAGCACCCCAAAAAATGTGGtttatttggggaaaatgtttttttcattcagtTGTACTCGTCCCCAAAGCTGAGGCAGTActtaatatatattgtattatatatttttttattttgtatataggTGTGCATATACTTATATTTTATAGTACTTTACAGTTTTCAAcctatttttaaacatgttaGTTCCTGTTCATTTACAGAATGCAGAGGTGCTGTTTAGATGATTTACTACATCTTGTGTTAAAGGTGTAGGCTGAATTCAAGGCTTCTTGTGTGGGGCATATTGAAGAACATTTTCATTGTTTGCTGTGGGCCGATAAAAAAAACGTGGCAGTGGGTCAGAGATGGCCCGCAGCCTGTACTTTGGACACCGCGGCAAGAAAGCCATCACTAGGAGGAGACAGAGGGTGGAAAATGGAAGTTAAAGAGTCAGAAAGAGGGAGGAGAGAAGGGGAAAAGAGCGTGAGCATGAGATCTGCTTTTGCTTAAACTCATTTTTCTTTCGCCCAAGGAAGGGAGCGGAGAAACAGTTTGAAAAAGAAGGAGGAGAGGAGGAAGGTGGACAGGAGCTCCGAGATGCGAATGGATGGACAACGCAGCTCCTCGGCGCGAGCCTCCAATGGCCTGCGGGACCTTCGCACCTTTGCAGGTGACCTGCATCCAGCAGCCACGCTAGGCTGCTCACAGCCTCCAGGTATTCGTTTTCGATACATGCACGCGGAAGCCCACCACAGCTGATACCGCTGAATGCTCGCAAGTCAAAGGCTGGGGGAAGCACGTTACTGtgtctgggggaaaaaaatcgaaaaagcTCGTGCAAAACGTCTACCTTTAATAGTCTATGCTACTTAATAATGTTTTGCTTTGGCTTCAGTGCGTGCTATAAATGTGTCTTGAGTTAAGGGGGATTGGATTTTGCAAACAAGCCATCGGCTTTTTCCACTCTTAAGAAATATTTCAAGATAAGAGCACTGATGAATTGGAGTTTTAAGTTTCCCAACAATTAAGTTTGGCAGATGTGAGAACATAATCGCTGGCCCAACAaaaaatttgtataaaaaataccaCAACCATCTTTTTTTCATGTCTAATAGTATTACTAATGTACTGAGGAGTTGATACtgaattattatattatgaCACTAATATCAGGAGTAGCACAATGGAGATGAAGGTGAAGCAGAAAAACGTGGTAGATGTACATTCTGCTCAATAATGTCATTACTGTAGGTTTTACTTATTGTAAATgttatacacttcattttatcAGATAcattacaaacatttttgtgtaatattttgGACGCAAAAACTGATTCATTTCGATCCCAGGATCTCGTGTGGCTGTTTTGACTTATGAGCCTGGTTGTGGAATAAATGTAATTAGTGCGCAAAGGCACGAATATATTTTTGGAGATGTTAGGTGATTTATTTTactcttttatttattgtagTCACTGCAGATTCTGCATGCGCTTGCACAGAAATATAAAGTTTTcctgtgttttgttttaatggacTGAATCTGTCAGCTTTGTCAATATGTCTCATGTTGACTTTTTGCACAACAATGTCACTAAACATCCAATTTGCGTATGAGAGCCACGACTCTGAGGTGGAGAATTTGCTACCCCTACAAGttgtaataatgatagtaataaTACTGGGTTTGAAGAAAATGTTGGTTGTAGTGCATCAAGGAGTTGGTGCACAGCAGGGCAGGTAGGCGCATGTCTGGGGTATGTTCATTTTTGTTGGAGACTTTGTTACAAGATGTATACGGTCGTAGGTATCTCTGATATTCAACACAGTCTGCGTTTCACCTGCAACTTTGAGTGGAAGACAGGTGGGCTTGTAAAAGCACATTTGACACATTTGGAGGCACAATTAAAACGGAGACTGCTCTGAGTCATCCTCAGTCTGCCATTAGAGGCTAAACAGAGGTGACTGTCTCCCATCTTAATGAGTAAATGTTCCGTCATGTCAAACGGGTGCGAGGGTGTGTCTGCGATATTCTCGGAAGTAATGATTTTCAATGTAGCTGAAAAACGACTGCAGTCTTCTTCATTGTCTAAATTAACCTATAAATTAGCATTGTTTTTCGACTTCGTACCATGAAAACAACGTGGCTTCACCATTGTTTTGCAACATTTATACGTAGAACCTAATTAATAATTTGtcacaaaagtgtttttttgattGGAGACATGTAGCAAAATTGAAGCTCTCttcaaaatagtttttaatgGCACTCTGTTATTATCAagcccaaattaaaaaatatagaattgCATGTAGACCTAAATATGggcttttattgatatttttctccgttcatataaataaatacatttattttatgtccTCAAAACGCcttgaaaaaatattgtatctatttattttttaaataattcaacaaGATTATTTCTGCTAGAATGCAgtctattcatatttttttcagctcagatgatggaaaaaaaaggaatctttTTGACATATTCATCATCATGGTTGcatatttggcatttttatatgtttattttattcaaagaaAGCAGCCGGACAAAAGAGTTTGAATGGACAGATAGACAAAAACTTCATTAACCTTATCTTGTACCTAAGAATTACTGAagttacttgaaaaaaaatagtttgagacTGTTTGTCCTGCATAGTATCTcccttattttcttttcattaaagTTAAATAAATTAGAAGCCATCCAAGCATCTTGGTTTTCAAGATATGAAAGTATTTGGTAGAGAAGGCTCATTAGTTCTTTGACTAATTAATTTCACTTTATATTTTATGGGTCaatgagtccttttttctgtctttcttttttagggACATGTGACCAAAATAACAACCTTTGTGCACGTGTGAAGTTTAGTTTCTTTCATTGTCTTGGACCTCGGCTTAGCTGCCAATTTGAGAGGAATGTTGTTAGAAACCATCTTGGGAATGTAAAAAAACGCTCTGATAATAGAGGGAAAAGGAAAGGTGGCCCTTGAAATTGGACATGAACTTGGAAGTGGAACAGCTAAAAGGACCACCGTGTGTGTGCAATACAGCCCACTAATGACATTGAATTATGGCTTTGATTTGGAAATTGATGAGTCAAATATTTTAGGTATAAATTTCTCCTGCatggttgacattttttggcaGACTTGAGCTGCTTAAAGCAGTCGGCGTGAAAATGCAGTAGCTCGAGGCGAGAGCTGCACACACCTGTgtgtttggaggaaaaaaactgcttttatgATTAGTATTGCAGTGAAATGTTCAATtctaacacatgcacacaaacacacacacacacatgaaaaagatcagtttatttgtgtatttcttgACTTTACTTCAAGGAGTTGAGAAATGTGACAGTACTTGTTGGAGGGTCAGTTTTTCAGGTGTGTTTTTGGTTTGAAAATGTAACATGTTTTGACATGTCCAAATAATAGACAGGCTGAGTCCAAAGTGGCAGTGCTCACATTAGTCAGGGGGAAAAGTCCTTAGCGGAAGTGAATAATAAAAAGTTGTTTCCTCATGAACATAATTCACGATAAAGGTATAGTTATGGGGCATTTCTAAAAGTCAGGACTAAAGGCAAGTAGAGTGAATTATTTTATCAAATATACCTTCAAGGCATTTATCTTAATTGCATGTTGAAACTAAGCATATGTCATGTTATTTTATTATCCAATTTAACAATGTATTCTAAAAAGGAATGCAGTCATTTTGGGACTATATTAGGTGCaactttaacattttaaaagaaaattgcatttgtttatttatatataatagcTGAACCAGACAAttggtgatgaaaaaaaagaagacaattaTTTGAAGGTTCACAGTGAGGTAAAGGCCCAGACTTTTTTCGCGTTTACTTGTGAGCTGGTCActgttttttctgtctttccgTTCCCTTGCTGTCTCGACTGGGTCACTAATAGTGTGTGTTTGCCAAATAGATTGCCAGTATGTTTGTTGCTCGTGTCTGGGGAGTCATTTCTGAGGCTGgccgtttattttattttttggtttagcCAGCTCTTGCCCACTCTCTACAGTCTCTGGGGTCCACACTTGTCTTTaggatgcaaaaaaaagtccatttggCCTTGTTTACTTTAGTCtgctattgttgttattgttgtttttacaccCTGTCATGTTAAGTAAGgctgatgttgttttttgttgttgacgcCGGCGTGTACAGTATCATTTTCTTTTGCCTGATCCTTTGTCACCTGATGATGAAAATTGTTGGCTATAATTCTAGTGGAGGCTGGCCACCaatgggacaggctccagcacccctctggAACTCTTGGGATGAGAagcggtataaaaaaaaaagaaagaatgaataaTTCTCGCAATGTATATGCATCCATCctcccgattttttttttatgtatcggAATGATAATGGCGTGTGTGCTTGTGATTATTTGTGTGTGCAGACAATGTAATTAGCACGTTGTTGggatctcacacacacacacaacacactgatcacacacacacaggcaactCTCACCACACTGTGACTGACTAGGTATCCATTCTGTTTAAGTCTCATGTTAAGTAAAAAATTCCGTGCCATCAAAATGAGGCAGGAAACTGTGTCCATGATGACCTTATACATAACCACTTTTGCTAACGACTTGCTACCTCGTCGGGTGGTATCATTAATTAAGCCTACAAGACATTTCCTAGAAAGAAAGCAGACTAATGTGTTGCAAATGCATGTCTggaattgtgtgtgtttgtctagCATACTCTGCACTGGTTTATACAAGTCTATTGCATATTTgacatattatatattttttaaaaagcatatatTTTCTGTACATTTTAGAGTGATGTTTTATTGTGGTTAGCCGTAGGTGCTTCTACATAATACATGAACCCTGCTGCAGATTCATACATTTACATTAATGTACTTCAAAAGTGAGGTGGAAGGTTTATCTTTATCCATTTCCAGCAAATTTTtcaggataaaaaaatatatattataaagcGCACATGACCCCATGTCGTACCACCCAAATGTATCCAAATTGGacaatatgctgttttttttcaatgtctaaAAATGGgatatttacagaaaaaaattacactgAAATAGTTGATCGTTTAAAACTATACGAAACAAAATAACGTGCTAAGTGCGTCCTCTGCATGCTGGTGCCTGTACAGAGAGAGACGCATGTCCCACTCTTCTTCTCTGAGGCTGAATGAAACCataaaacactttaaattaaTGCATCAGTAAAACAAGTTGCTGCAATTACATATACATTGCAATGTGTCATTACCATTTTCCTGTATAGGCTTATAGTAAGTAGTTTTATTCTTTCAGTTACATAGCAACAATAACATCCATTGCAGGGCTCAATAAGTTTTCAGTGAATCTTTGGAAACCAGCACAGTTGTTTCGCTGTATTTAAATGGTATCTTGTAacgtaaatgaaaaaaaaacgttgtaaATTCTAAACTATTCCCTGTCTTTCTTGCTTAGCTGGTGTTTGAGCAGCCATGATTCCCTGGTATGGATCTCTTTTTCGCGATTTCCAGCCCCACCGACACACGTTGCACTGCAGAGGAGACGGTCTCAGCATGTGGCTCCCCGGTTCGGGTGAACCGGTGGATTTGATCTCAGAACCCCAGGATGACAAGCTTCACCCCCAACCCCGTCACCACAAACATGTGGCCGTGTGTCAACAGGAGACTTTGGCCTTCATCGATCTTCAGTCGCCAGAAGGCTCCGAACTAAATGGACACAACCCTTCCCGTGTACCACATTGTGCCACTCACGCTCCAGCCCTTGACACTTTGAAACACTCACAGAATGAGCTGAATGACCGGGCGCAAAGCTACCTCGCAATGTGCGAGAATGATGAACTGCTCATTTCAAACGTGCGTCTGACCAGCGTGGACGACGTCAAGTGTTCATCTACATTAGAAAAAACGGATGGAGGAGCACAAAATATTGCGTCAGTATTTCGTCCTCACCATCTTCCTCTGGCCTTGCCGCTCTGCAGCCTCCAGGCGAACAGAGACTCTTGGGACTCCCAAA is from Stigmatopora nigra isolate UIUO_SnigA chromosome 1, RoL_Snig_1.1, whole genome shotgun sequence and encodes:
- the plekhm2 gene encoding pleckstrin homology domain-containing family M member 2 isoform X2, which produces MDELKVKDRILENISFSVKKLQSYFAACEDETPAIRNHDRVLQRLCEHLDHALLYGLQDISSGYWVLVLHFTRKEAIRQIDELQHIATNLGRSRAWLYLALSESSLESYLRLFQENQVLLQKYYFKNALVCSHDHLTLFLTLMSGLEFIRFDLELDVPYLDVAAYMPEYYKPHNLLDFEERLPSSDSLSLHSFTSLTSTNLEWDDSAIAPSSEDYDFGDIFPVLQAMPSADWEGDLTDQASCPRSNGSDPLTVISDSVVLSTSNVKAKVGARLSPPRHNPFNQDSDANTSADVTPVHVAAFPIVSTGDDVDSTNTELEVIRMARRRKASKKRRGKSSTDSISCNRDSISSEPIETDSIFNHSEDQDSLNCTVIHLDGVSEKVAGEHDEDGDEAFLRLPEMPDTTMENVGQPLRDVVDRLNGEVWEPPKSELGPSSAEGQSTPVPPERQPFPEDSEAKPPDPDSSPDLQQAAQNLLFLTPDDPDAAPPGGGNHDTSEHGQSQVLSGGHEDQREAKAIAGQEQNVKTGEEYDKDKCETTLQDEKLSPSESSHPAEFKVDNNHLLLLMIHVFRENEEQLFRMVRMSTGHMEGDLQPLYLLLTDCYIYLLRKGAAEKPYTVEEAVSYNELDYLSVGLDQQTVSIICTNRRRKFLFDSADTSLTLWFLSILKTAMVKGCREPPYPPILTDATMEKLALTKFVSQESHCEVSEVSINLYSLVHWEDPMDASIPNLKSNSSTKEGMLQYRAGSTYLGKELWKSCYLVLSNGILYLYAERTDVVPLLSVTMGGENCGGCRRSNSTERPHAFQVILTERPPLELSANNEQDMAEWMLVLCQSVSKGVIPQGAAPTTCIPCCLVVTSSKLLTCHQDCQTGFFRSLGSADICDVEAVSLEADLGYCVIEFATDRHHFLPPWVLYFSGREERDRLLEVLDNVWQNIFQVALPHRVVCEPSVKKRCNEGLALMKSAWQRADSLARGRAQREPWC